The following nucleotide sequence is from Cyclobacteriaceae bacterium.
TTGGTATGAGAACTGGCTCGACGAAACTTTACCAGACGCACCTCAGCCTCAGTTTTGAAATCTTTCATTCCCTCACTCCCCCCGCAATGACCCTCCTGAAAACTACCTTTAAAACAATTGTTGACAGCAAGATATTTCACGAGCTCGTCAGCATCGTCATCATTCTATGCTCATTTACTCTTGGACTGGAAACGTTCTATCCTGAGCACAAGGATGTATTTGATATGCTCGACTTTGCCTTCACGTTCTTCTTCGTCTGTGAGATCATCTTCCGTATCCTGGGAGAAACAAATCCACTGCACTTCTTCAAGCTCTTCTCCATTAAGAATGGCCGTGTAGATGTTGATGAAAAAGGTTTCTGGAATCTGTTCGACTTCACCATTGTTGCCGTGAGCGCCGCAAGCTTGTTCGGTCACTTCTTTGAGCACCCTGAATTCCTTGCCGTAAGCAGATTGTTCCGTGTGCTGCGGGTATTGCGCTTACTGGAGATCAGTTCCGAGTTGAAATCAGTAGAACAGAAGATCGTGTCCATCATCCCCACGATATTCTCCTTTGCCCTGTTGCTAGGCATTTTACTTTACATCTATTCCATCATTGGAATCTATTTGTTCAGCCATCATCAGTTTGACCACGCCGACTTCACAACGCTAGGTCATGCCTTCATCACTCTTTTCCAGCTCATGACACTGGACGGCTGGAGCGACATGATGTATGCGGCCAGTGCCAACTACAATGACAGCTGGCTGATCAAGAGTTATTTCGTGAGCTTCGTCGTCCTCACAGCCATCATCAGCTTCAATGTCTTTGTGGCGGTCTTAACCTCACAGGTACATGAGAAAGTTGTACTGGATCAGAAGTTCAATAAAAAGAAGATCACTGAGATCCAGGGTGACCTCCAGGAGACTGAACAAGAGGTTCACCAGGGATTTGAAGCCGTGATGAAAGAGTTGAAATTACTGAGAGCAGAAGTTGAAGCGCTGAAGAAAAACAAGTAATGTGATCAGAAGGTTACTCCGCCATCATATTGCAACGTCCACGGTTCAAATGACTTCAGCATAGGCTGTGGATCTTTCTTTACAACTCTGGTTTCATTGATGTTCTTCTTTGGGTTGCTTTTGTATTTTTTGACTACGATCATTTTTCCTGTATTCACATTGAAGTCAAAGTTATAGCTGTCAATCCCGTTACCTCCTTTGTTCGTTGCTCCGATCATATAAAAGTCTCCGTTCTGATATCGGTAGCGATACGTCAGATCCCATTGATCGCGGCTACCACCCGCAAAGTTCAGGATGATGACTCCCTTTACAATCTTCATTTCGTTAAAGCCATCTCCCATCGTGCCGCCACTCTCGCTTCCCATCACAGCCTTTTCACCCTTACAGGCCAGCGAGTATTTACCATCTTTCGCTCTGAAAAGAATCATGATGTTTCGAAGCTTACCAAAATCTCCACTGCCCACTCTTTCCTCAATGATAATAGCAACATCATCAATTGAATCCTTGTTCAGGTCACCGGAAGCAGCGGCAAGCAGTTCCCACCCGGCAGGAATAAAACTCCTGAACGCATCGCCTGAGGGTTGAGCCTTCAGCAAAGCAGGACAAACAAACATGAAAGCAAGTATGATCTTTTTCATCGTTGGTATGAAAATAAAGTTTATTGATTTTAAGCTATATAATCTTTTCTCCATTCAGGTCGGTCGTCAACACTTCACTCATGTAATTGAAGAAAGGTCGTATGACTTTGAACGTTTTGTTCACGTTATTCAGAAAGTCCGGTGACAGAACTTCCTTATCGGTATAGGCATGCACAAACCAGAATTGCTTGTATCGAAGCAACTCAATTGCCGGATGGTCTTTAGCAAATCCCTGCGGTGCCGTCTTCACCTTATCTCCCATCATCGATCCAAAGCTGGACTTCAATGATTTTGATTTCAGAAGCTTGTTCCAATCCTCATAATTACCCGCAATGTCCAGCCGTATTCTTTTTAAGTCTTCGGGATTGGGATAGGCAAAGCCACACGCTATCTGGGTGCTGCCTGGCTTAATTCGAAAATAATATCCGCCTCTGAGCTGAGGTTTCATTCTCTTTAAGTAGCCGGAGAATTTTGCCGTATACGGTACTTTCTCCTTTGAGAATCGTACGTCGTTATAAATGCGGTATAAACTTTTCTTACCGGAAGGTGTAGAGATATCATCATGGTTGTTCATTTTGCTGATGAGCGCATCCACGAACGACTCCACATTCTCTTTGGCTGACAGGTATTGATCCTTACGCGCATTGAACCAGTCACGATTGTTATTCCTGGACAGGTTCTTAAGGAAATCGTATGTTGATTTTTCTATTACGGCAGATGACATATCATTCTTAAAGTTCTGAACCTTGCTTATACCATCTGGCTGAATAATCTCTCCATCATCTCCCCTGCATTGGTGCACAGTCCTGGGTGAACCTTGGAAGTCTGAATGATCGTGCTCCTGGTTGCTGTGAGCCACCGGAACCTTTCCGGCATGGTGAGCTTGCCGATAGTGCCGCCTTCATTTCCTCCGGCACAGATCTGTTCAAAGGCAACGAGCTGTTCTCTTAGTTCGGAGATCTCAACTTTACTCCACAGTGATTTTAATCTGGCTTCATCAAGCTTGAATTTCATTTTAAGAAACTTCTCATCCTTGCAATAGAGGATCACACCAACGTTGAGGAATTCCTCACGCTCTACCTGCGGTACTACCCGGATCACGGCTGATTCAAATAAGTGCTGCTCTTGCATCTTGGGCTTCTTTAACAAAGATATCAGAATGAGAAATCCGTGAGTTCAAAAAATCGATATAGGCGTTGCGATGCTCTTCGGTGCTGGCGAAGTGCGGTTCATTTCCAAGCCATTCATCCGGTACCAATGAAACAATGGCCCGGATCTTTTCAGGAGTCAGGATGGCCTTAAATGAAGCGTCCACATGTTCCAGCTGACTCGCCCCTGCAAGCATAACATGATCTTTCACCTGGGCAAATGGCTTTTGAATGTCTTTGTTGAAATCATTCCAGTTGTGATGAATGTATAATGATGCACCGTGATCAATCAGCCAGAGCTCTCCATGCCAGATGAGCATGTTGGTATTGCGTGCAGTCCGGTCGACGTTCAGCAGCAAGCTATCAAGCCAAACAATCTGGGATGCCAGTACCGTGTTTACTTTTCTTACAATCGCATCAAAGGTGATGGCACCTGACAGATAATGAACAGCAAGATTCAATCCTGTGCTTGCTTTGAGAAGATCCTGGATCTCTTCATCCCCCTCCATCCTGCCGAAGGAACTGTCGAGGTTGGCAAAGACTATTTCAGGTACTTTGAATCCAAGAGTTCGTGCAATTTCTCCTCCAATGAGTTCGGCAATCAACGCCCTTGAACCCTGTCCCGCTCCCCTGAATTTCAAAACATAGAAGAACTGGTCATCTGCTTCAATGATCGCCGGCAATGAACCGCCTTCACGAAGGGGCATTACATATCGCGTGACGTTAACAATGCGCAATGAAGGTGATTGAATGCTCATGAACTTTTAAAATTACCATAAAATCCTTTTGATGCCATATTCACCCGTGATTGATGAATCACCTCAGATGGCACAGTATTTTAAGACATATGCTGATTAAACAGACATGACTCATGAGCAAAATCATACATAAGACAACAGATTCAAAGAATCCAAAAAACGGTAATAAAAGCGGTGGTTTATCCTCCAAACAGCCATTACAAAAGCGCCAGACGGTTACGCCACAGCGTCCGGTAACCCGCAAAAATGTACCTCACAGTACTGAATCACATGTGGTGAAGAAGAGCATTGATATCAAGGGTCTTCCCAGTGAAGTGTGGGATGCGCTCACCAATCCTGCAAAAACGAAGAAATATTTCTTCAATTGTGAAGTGCATTCTGACTGGAAGCCAGGAAGTCCTATCACATTTAAAGGAAGAATGTTCTGGATCATCCCGATTGAAATGAAGGGTGAGATCATTAAGGTTGAAAAGGACAAGCTATTGAAGTACAGCCTTCACAATAAAGCCAAAGGAAGTAATGAAGCCACGACTTCCACCGTCACAGATTCCATGACCTATCACAATGGTATCACAACACTTTCTGTTTCCGATGATGTGGGCAATGGCGAGGGTGCTCAGGAACGATACGATAAATCGGTTAAAGGCTGGGATAAAGTTCTTCATGGATTGAAGAAACTGGTAGAGAGCGGTAAGTAATTTAAGATGGAACAATCGCACTTAAATCCTAAAGAAGTCGTATTGACATTAATAAAGGATCTCAATACTGAGAATTTTGAAGATGCACAAAGCAGGGTTGCTGATGATTTCTCTTTTGAGGGTGTCATGGGTTCACGCAATGGTGCTGAAGCCTACTTTTCCGATATGAAAAAGATGAAGCTTAAGTATGATATTAAAAACGTCTTTGCTGAAGGTGATGACATATGCATTTTGTATGATCTGGAAATGCAGGGTAAAAAGATCTTTTGCTGTGGACTTTACCATGTCAAAGACGCAAAAGTAAATTCCCTTAAAGTAGTGTTTGATCCGAGGCCCGTTCTGTAATATCTTGTTGACTATTGATCAGCAGTTTTTTATCTTGGTTGATCAATCAAGCAGCATGGGATACGCTCCTAAAAGTCAGATCAAAAAGAATCTTGTTAAAGACTCGGAGGTTTTGCTGACCTGCAAGGGACCTCATACTTTCAAAAAACAACGTGGACTGATTCTCGAGGTGACGGAAGAATCTTTCGACTTTGATATCCTTACCAATCCTTACGAGCATTTCAGCAACATCAGTGCGGGTGCTGATCATAAGGTATTAAATATCCTTATTAAGAATGTCATCGCAGTCGATCCTGTTTAAGATATGAAGTTCGACGAACAGCTTTCCCGCATTAAGACCAAGCTTGAGAAATTAAAAAGCAAGGACAAAGATCTTCAGGTCTTTGGTGCGGATAGTCATCAGTATGAAATTGATTCTCCTGCCACCCTGGATGATATCCTTGAATTTGAGAACAAGTACGACGTCAGACTTCCGGAAGAGTATATCGCCTTCATTACCAATATCGGGAATGGTGGCTTATCATACGATGGTGGTGGTGCCGGGCCTTATTATGGGATCTATCCGTTAGGCGAATTCGGATATATGCAGATCGACAAAGAATCAATGTCCTCTCCCAGTGTCATCAATTCAGGACTGACACAGAATAATTGGGAAGACATGACTGCTTTTTCTCAAGGTGGAGTTGAAAGCATTGAGAATGATCGGAAATACAAAGAGCTGTTCAATGGCATGATGTCATTAGGAACCCGCGGCTGTTCAGGGCAAACAATGCTGATCGTCAAAGGCGATGACTATGGACGCGTGGCCTATATTGATCAGGATCTGTATTTACCGAGTCTGCCGGCTGCCAATAATTTTCTTGATTGGTATGAGCAGTGGCTCGATGAAAATCTGAAAGCGTAATCGTTAGTTTGCTGAAATACTCACCGTAAAGGTTGACCCTTCCCCGTAAACAGATTCTACAGTGACTTCTCCATTCAATCGTTGAAGAGTTTCTTTTACGATGTAAAGTCCAAGACCCGTTCCCTGTGCCCGGTCGTGAGCCTTATAGAACATTTCAAAGATTCTGCCCTGATGTTCCGGAGGGATTCCGATGCCATTATCGCGGATGATCGTTATCCATTTTCCATCCTTAATAAATGACTCGATATCAACGGAAGGTCGTTTGATAATGTCACGATAGTAAATGGCATTGCCGATGATATTGGTAAGGATAACTTTTACCCGCTCCTTATCAGTCCTTACATTTAAAGAAGCATCTGCATGAACATGAATGCTTACTTCTTCTGCACCCTGAATGAAAAGGATCTCACGAATGACATCATCCAGTATCTCTTTTACTTTGACCGGAAGTATTCTGAGTTCAACGCGGGTGTTCTTTGAATAGTCGAGCACCTCACGAATGAAGTTATCAAGCGTCTGAGCCCGTTCCTGCATCATCCTGACCATGGATGCTCTTTCAGTATCGTCTTTTGCCAGTTCGTAAACATTTGTCAGGCCAAGAATGGAGCTGAGCGGTGCTCTCAGATCATGTGAAACACTATAGACGAAATGGTCAAGTTCCTTATTCGTCTTTTCAAGCAATTCATTTTGTTCGCGCAGCGATTCTTCAGATTCTTTGTTCCTGTTTAATAAGAACTGCAGCATGAAGACCGTTGACAGCAATGCAATGGTAAAATTGGCGATGAAATTTACGGCAACCATCCCGGGTCCATAAACGGGCGACGGTGCAAGATGTGCATCAAAGAAGAATGCAAGATATCCTATGGGTACCGGAAAGAATGCAAAGAGAAGTCCGGCTTTTGAATTGTAATAACTCAATAAGATCAGTCCTGCCATGGACGATGTCATAAAGTAAAAGAAGACACCTCCGTCAGGATGATCTACATCAGCAAAAATGTAAACCAGGAAATTGATGATGAACAGGATGATCACCGTGGACGAGGTGTAGTGCTTTCTCCTGTTGAGAACGATGGCCGCGGCCGACATGGCAATCATCAATGAATACCAGGGGATGAAGACAAAGACTCCGTTAACAGAATCAAGAAAGGAATAGAATACGCCTACCATAAGAATGATGATGGCGAACTCCCCTCTCAGCATCGCGTACTTGAATTCATGTCTGGATACTATGGGCCTGCTTCCCCAAAAAAGTTTTTGTGCCAGGCTCATGAATCGATCGGAGTATGATTTTTTTTGAAGGCGCGAAGTACGGTAAAAGGTCGCCGTATTGAAAGTGTCGGTTTGCCAATCCATGACGGAAAAGGTTAAAACTTGCTTCGTTCTGTGCCAGGATTTGCACCATCCTCTCATTCATGCTTAATTCGCATTATGGCTAAAATCACCCCCCCTAAATCCGGACCTGATGTTGTTTTAATTGGCGCTGGCATCATGAGTGCCACGCTCGGCGTGCTGTTGAAAGAGCTCAAGCCCGACCTGACCATAGAGATATTTGAGCGTCTGGATGTAGCAGGATCAGAAAGCTCTGATGCCTGGAACAATGCCGGCACCGGACACTCTGCCTTTTGTGAATTGAATTATACTCCCCAGAACTCAAAGGGTTCGATCGATATATTAAAGGCAACCAAGATTGCCGAGTCATTTGAAGGTTCCAAAGAATTCTGGACCTACCTGATGGAACAGAAGTTCATGTCAAATGCGTCTGACTTCATAACCCGTGTTCCACACTTCAGCCTTGTCTGGGGAGATGACAACGTTGCTTTCCTCAAGAAAAGATATCAGCTCATGCAGAATACTCCTCTCTTCAGGGGAATGGAATATTCAGAAGATCCTGAAAAATTAACAGAGTGGTTTCCGGTTGCCATGCGTGGCCGCAAAAAGAATCAGTCGGTCGCTGCTACACGCATGGAGATTGGAACCGATGTGAACTTCGGTGCATTGACAAGAGGCATGCTTGACTACCTGAAAAGCAAACCAGGGGTATCGGTTCATTATGAACATGAAGTCACAGACCTTGATCAGCAAAAAGATAACACCTGGGAAGTAAAGGTAGAAGACCTGAAGACTGACAAGAAGAGAAAGGTAACGGCCACGTTTGTGTTCATCGGTGCGGGTGGAGCTTCACTTCATCTTCTTGAAAAATCAGACATCCGTGAAGGAAAAGGTTTTGGTGGTTTCCCGGTTGGTGGCCAATGGCTTAAATGTGTAAATCCGGAACTGATCGAGAAGCATTTTGCTAAAGTATATGGCAAAGCTTCTGTTGGCTCCCCTCCTATGTCAGTGCCTCACGTTGATTCACGATGGATCAATGGTAAGAAGGAATTACTGTTTGGACCATTTGCTGGATTCTCAACGAAGTTCTTAAAGAATGGATCGTTCATGGATCTTCCTAAATCGATTCAGCTTGATAACGTATTGCCAATGGTTTATGCCGGCCTTAGAAATGTTGACCTTACCAAATATCTTATCCAACAGGTAAGGCAAACACCGGAAGACAGGTTGACTGCCTTGCGTGAATACGTTCCTTATGCCAAGATGGAAGACTGGGAACTGCTGGATGCTGGTCAGCGGGTTCAGGTAATCAAGAAAGATGCAGACCAGGGTGGCGTGCTTGAGTTTGGAACAGAGGTAGTTGTTGCAGAAGATGGAAGCATCGCGGCATTGCTGGGCGCTTCTCCTGGTGCATCAACAGCAGTATCAATTATGCTGGGATTGATTCCGAAATGTTTTAAAGGTGATTCACAACAGGCATCCTGGAAGAACAAGCTGAAAGAGATGGTGCCGTCTTATCGTCGCTTTTTACGCGACAGCGATGAAATGGTGAAGGAATCACGTGAGCGTACCCATAAAGCTTTGGGAATTTCTGTAAAAACCCCTGCCTGAATTATTACATTTAATTAACGATTACCAACCTCCTATGAACAAGTACATTATTGTCCTGTGTGTCTTTGCAGCCTGTCTCTACTCATGTCAGACTAAAACTTCGAATGATGTTCCGTCATCAACGTCGAAAGGAATTACATTCCCTGAGAAAGTAGCGGATGGCACCATTTATGAAGTCAATATCCGTCAGCATACAAAAGAAGGAACGATCAATGCTTTTGCAAAGGATCTTCCACGCTTAAAAGATCTTGGCGTAAAGATGCTCTGGATCATGCCTGTCCAACCGATCGGCGTGCTGAAGCGCAAAGAACCTCTTGGAAGCTATTACTCCATCAGTGATTACAAAAAGGTAAATCCTGAGTTTGGTACAGATGAAGATTTCAAGAATCTTGTTACGAAGACTCATGAGCTCGGCATGTACCTGATCCTTGACTGGGTACCGAATCACACTGCATGGGATCATCCATGGATCACAGAGCATCCGGATTACTATGCTCATGATGAAAAGGGAAACATCGCTCACGAATCAGACTGGGATGATATCGCATTACTGGATCACACCAATCCGGGAGCACGATCATTGATGATCAGCGATATGAAGTATTGGGTAACGAATTTCGATATTGATGGATTCCGTTGTGACCACGCAGGTCATGAGATCCCATTGTATTTCTGGGAAGAAGCAAGGACTGCCATTGATCCTGAGAAAGATATTTTCTGGCTGGCAGAATGGGACGGTGCCCGCATGCATCTTCAGTTTGACGCAACGTATGCATGGCCATTGCTGACCATTCAGGACAAAGTGGGTAAAGGAGAAGCCAACGCAAATGATCTGGCAAAATGGATTGCCGATGATCTTAAGGAATATGGTCAGAAACCATTCAGAATGACGATGATCACCAATCATGATGAAAACTCATGGCATGGAACAGAGTTTGAACGTTATGGTGATGGAGCAAAGACATTCGCGACATTTATCTTCACAGCGTATGGTGTGCCGATGCTTTACAGCGGTCAGGATGCCGGCCTCGATAAGCGTTTGAAATTCTTCTCCAAAGACTCCATTGACTGGAGTGATCCTAAACAATTCCAACCGTTTTATAAAAAGCTTATTTCGCTGCACAAGGATAACAAGGCTTTGTGGGCTGGTGAATACGGTGCGATGCCTGTAAGAATCAACGATGCGGATCCTAATGTTTATGCATTCCAGAGGACAAAAGAAAACAACAGCGTGATCAGTGTATTGAACTTCTCCGGTAAGCCACAGGAACTTCGTATCAAAGATGAGAAGGCAGCCGGAACGTATAAAGATTATTTCACGGGAGAGAGTTTTGAACTTTCCGCAGCAAAGCCATTGAAGTTAACTCCATGGCAGTATCTGGTATTCGTTCGCTAGTTTAAAATATTGACGAATAAAAAAAGCCCTTCAATCAAGGGCTTTTTTTATGTTCTTTAAAATGAAAACTATTGTTCTATTGTTCTTTCAATGAGTTAACAGGATTTGTAGTAGCTGCTTTCAATGAGTGATAGCTCACGGTAGCAAACGCTACAAAGAGTCCAACGAAAGCGGCATAGACGAATACAATCCAGGCAAACCCGACATTATAAGAGAATCCCTGAAGCCAGCGATCCGTTGCGTAATAAGCAAGAGGTGCAGCGATGAGCATTCCCATCAATACAAGCTTCAGAAAATCCTTGGACATCATAAAGAGAATTCCGGGAACTGATGCACCGAGCACTTTGCGAACGGCTACCGACTTACGGCTTTGCTCCATGGTAAACGAGGCAAGACCAAATAATCCAAGACAGGAGATCAGGATTGCCATCCCTGAAAATACTCCAAACAGCTGGCCGAGCTTTTTCTCCTGATCAAACAGCTTGTCGAATGTTTCATCCAGGAACTGATATTCAAATTCATAGGATGGAAGAACGGCCTTCCATTCTTTCTCGATCGCGGCAACCATTTCACTCATGTTGGTTGATTTCACTTTTATAGCCATAAATCTTCCTTCATAGGCAGGTTCAAGATACATAGCCAGTGGATCGATGGCATCATGGAGATGTTTGAAGTGAAAATCTTCAATGACACCAATCACGCGACCCGGAATGGAATCCCTGCCACCAAAGTCCATCATCTTTCCAACAGCTTCATCGAGCTTCCAGCCAAAATGCTTTAATGCAGTTTCATTGATGACAAATTCCTTATAGAACTGTTTTGATTCCGGCTGAAAATAAGTGCCTGCTTTCATCTTCATGCCAAGTGTGTTAAGCAGATCAGGATCCCCACTGAAATTATAAAGATTAGCAGCGATGTTGTCCGGGGCACCTTCATACCAGAACGTGCTGGTTCTTACCATTTGCCCCGGCATCTCATTGAATCGTGTCACACTTTGAACTCCTGCTACTCTGGAGAGCTCGTTCTTTACGGTGAGATCCCCTACGCTATCGCGTGGCATTTTGAGAACCAGTACTTCCTCTCTTTCAAATCCAATATCCTTCTGCAGCATATAGTCCAATTGAGAATACACTACATAGGTTCCAACCATAATGATAAATGCAATGGCGAATTGAAATACCACCAGCCCTTTGCGAAGGATTTGTCCGCTGACATTACCAATGAACTTTCCTTTCAGTACTGTTACAGGCTTGAAGCTCGAAAGGAAGAATGCAGGATATAATCCAGCTACAAGGCCAGCAAACAATGTTATTCCCATGAATACCATGACAATGGTTCCATTCTGCAGTGGATTAATGACCAGGAGCTTGCCGGATGCGTCATTGAATGATGGAACTACGATACCTAACAAGACAATAGATATGGCAAGTGCAATGAAACTGATGATAACGGATTCACTGAGGAATTGAAAGATCAGCTGCCTCTTTTGACTTCCCACTACTTTACGGATACCCACTTCCCTGGCCCTCTTCAATGACTGAGCCGTGGTAAGATTCATAAAGTTGATGCAGGCAATGATGAGAATAAAGAATGCAATGGCAGAAAGAATATAAACGGTGCCAACATTTCCGTTTGCTTCGATCTCGAGTCCGCGGTTAGAGTAAAGATGGATAGAAGTCA
It contains:
- a CDS encoding ion transporter encodes the protein MTLLKTTFKTIVDSKIFHELVSIVIILCSFTLGLETFYPEHKDVFDMLDFAFTFFFVCEIIFRILGETNPLHFFKLFSIKNGRVDVDEKGFWNLFDFTIVAVSAASLFGHFFEHPEFLAVSRLFRVLRVLRLLEISSELKSVEQKIVSIIPTIFSFALLLGILLYIYSIIGIYLFSHHQFDHADFTTLGHAFITLFQLMTLDGWSDMMYAASANYNDSWLIKSYFVSFVVLTAIISFNVFVAVLTSQVHEKVVLDQKFNKKKITEIQGDLQETEQEVHQGFEAVMKELKLLRAEVEALKKNK
- a CDS encoding DUF2461 domain-containing protein, which gives rise to MSSAVIEKSTYDFLKNLSRNNNRDWFNARKDQYLSAKENVESFVDALISKMNNHDDISTPSGKKSLYRIYNDVRFSKEKVPYTAKFSGYLKRMKPQLRGGYYFRIKPGSTQIACGFAYPNPEDLKRIRLDIAGNYEDWNKLLKSKSLKSSFGSMMGDKVKTAPQGFAKDHPAIELLRYKQFWFVHAYTDKEVLSPDFLNNVNKTFKVIRPFFNYMSEVLTTDLNGEKII
- a CDS encoding DUF3037 domain-containing protein, giving the protein MQEQHLFESAVIRVVPQVEREEFLNVGVILYCKDEKFLKMKFKLDEARLKSLWSKVEISELREQLVAFEQICAGGNEGGTIGKLTMPERFRWLTATRSTIIQTSKVHPGLCTNAGEMMERLFSQMV
- a CDS encoding aminotransferase class I and II; the encoded protein is MSIQSPSLRIVNVTRYVMPLREGGSLPAIIEADDQFFYVLKFRGAGQGSRALIAELIGGEIARTLGFKVPEIVFANLDSSFGRMEGDEEIQDLLKASTGLNLAVHYLSGAITFDAIVRKVNTVLASQIVWLDSLLLNVDRTARNTNMLIWHGELWLIDHGASLYIHHNWNDFNKDIQKPFAQVKDHVMLAGASQLEHVDASFKAILTPEKIRAIVSLVPDEWLGNEPHFASTEEHRNAYIDFLNSRISHSDIFVKEAQDARAALI
- a CDS encoding nuclear transport factor 2 family protein produces the protein MEQSHLNPKEVVLTLIKDLNTENFEDAQSRVADDFSFEGVMGSRNGAEAYFSDMKKMKLKYDIKNVFAEGDDICILYDLEMQGKKIFCCGLYHVKDAKVNSLKVVFDPRPVL
- a CDS encoding SMI1/KNR4 family protein, which translates into the protein MKFDEQLSRIKTKLEKLKSKDKDLQVFGADSHQYEIDSPATLDDILEFENKYDVRLPEEYIAFITNIGNGGLSYDGGGAGPYYGIYPLGEFGYMQIDKESMSSPSVINSGLTQNNWEDMTAFSQGGVESIENDRKYKELFNGMMSLGTRGCSGQTMLIVKGDDYGRVAYIDQDLYLPSLPAANNFLDWYEQWLDENLKA
- a CDS encoding HAMP domain-containing histidine kinase, producing the protein MDWQTDTFNTATFYRTSRLQKKSYSDRFMSLAQKLFWGSRPIVSRHEFKYAMLRGEFAIIILMVGVFYSFLDSVNGVFVFIPWYSLMIAMSAAAIVLNRRKHYTSSTVIILFIINFLVYIFADVDHPDGGVFFYFMTSSMAGLILLSYYNSKAGLLFAFFPVPIGYLAFFFDAHLAPSPVYGPGMVAVNFIANFTIALLSTVFMLQFLLNRNKESEESLREQNELLEKTNKELDHFVYSVSHDLRAPLSSILGLTNVYELAKDDTERASMVRMMQERAQTLDNFIREVLDYSKNTRVELRILPVKVKEILDDVIREILFIQGAEEVSIHVHADASLNVRTDKERVKVILTNIIGNAIYYRDIIKRPSVDIESFIKDGKWITIIRDNGIGIPPEHQGRIFEMFYKAHDRAQGTGLGLYIVKETLQRLNGEVTVESVYGEGSTFTVSISAN
- a CDS encoding malate:quinone oxidoreductase: MAKITPPKSGPDVVLIGAGIMSATLGVLLKELKPDLTIEIFERLDVAGSESSDAWNNAGTGHSAFCELNYTPQNSKGSIDILKATKIAESFEGSKEFWTYLMEQKFMSNASDFITRVPHFSLVWGDDNVAFLKKRYQLMQNTPLFRGMEYSEDPEKLTEWFPVAMRGRKKNQSVAATRMEIGTDVNFGALTRGMLDYLKSKPGVSVHYEHEVTDLDQQKDNTWEVKVEDLKTDKKRKVTATFVFIGAGGASLHLLEKSDIREGKGFGGFPVGGQWLKCVNPELIEKHFAKVYGKASVGSPPMSVPHVDSRWINGKKELLFGPFAGFSTKFLKNGSFMDLPKSIQLDNVLPMVYAGLRNVDLTKYLIQQVRQTPEDRLTALREYVPYAKMEDWELLDAGQRVQVIKKDADQGGVLEFGTEVVVAEDGSIAALLGASPGASTAVSIMLGLIPKCFKGDSQQASWKNKLKEMVPSYRRFLRDSDEMVKESRERTHKALGISVKTPA
- a CDS encoding alpha-amylase yields the protein MNKYIIVLCVFAACLYSCQTKTSNDVPSSTSKGITFPEKVADGTIYEVNIRQHTKEGTINAFAKDLPRLKDLGVKMLWIMPVQPIGVLKRKEPLGSYYSISDYKKVNPEFGTDEDFKNLVTKTHELGMYLILDWVPNHTAWDHPWITEHPDYYAHDEKGNIAHESDWDDIALLDHTNPGARSLMISDMKYWVTNFDIDGFRCDHAGHEIPLYFWEEARTAIDPEKDIFWLAEWDGARMHLQFDATYAWPLLTIQDKVGKGEANANDLAKWIADDLKEYGQKPFRMTMITNHDENSWHGTEFERYGDGAKTFATFIFTAYGVPMLYSGQDAGLDKRLKFFSKDSIDWSDPKQFQPFYKKLISLHKDNKALWAGEYGAMPVRINDADPNVYAFQRTKENNSVISVLNFSGKPQELRIKDEKAAGTYKDYFTGESFELSAAKPLKLTPWQYLVFVR
- a CDS encoding FtsX-like permease family protein, which encodes MLKSYFLVALRSLSRNKLHASINIIGLAIGMTCCILIALFVQFELGYDRQNKRADRIYRVVVDLEANKWAISAFPLGQLLKDNFAEVTAFTRIKPVEVFMLNSGSGSLIKNKEKVFYADSSVFDVMDIALVKGDPTTALANINSMVLSEERARTYFGEEDPIGKTLTMVTGKKEFVITGVFKALPSNSHVHMDIMASSDNYEQMRPDSKTGWNSLTSHYTYLVLPNDLDYISFEKKISEFLDTYQQRRPEDRRNILRLQPLTSIHLYSNRGLEIEANGNVGTVYILSAIAFFILIIACINFMNLTTAQSLKRAREVGIRKVVGSQKRQLIFQFLSESVIISFIALAISIVLLGIVVPSFNDASGKLLVINPLQNGTIVMVFMGITLFAGLVAGLYPAFFLSSFKPVTVLKGKFIGNVSGQILRKGLVVFQFAIAFIIMVGTYVVYSQLDYMLQKDIGFEREEVLVLKMPRDSVGDLTVKNELSRVAGVQSVTRFNEMPGQMVRTSTFWYEGAPDNIAANLYNFSGDPDLLNTLGMKMKAGTYFQPESKQFYKEFVINETALKHFGWKLDEAVGKMMDFGGRDSIPGRVIGVIEDFHFKHLHDAIDPLAMYLEPAYEGRFMAIKVKSTNMSEMVAAIEKEWKAVLPSYEFEYQFLDETFDKLFDQEKKLGQLFGVFSGMAILISCLGLFGLASFTMEQSRKSVAVRKVLGASVPGILFMMSKDFLKLVLMGMLIAAPLAYYATDRWLQGFSYNVGFAWIVFVYAAFVGLFVAFATVSYHSLKAATTNPVNSLKEQ